In a single window of the Drosophila albomicans strain 15112-1751.03 chromosome 3, ASM965048v2, whole genome shotgun sequence genome:
- the LOC117571830 gene encoding ribonuclease kappa has product MKICGPKCSLCGLIISVWGIVQLVLMGLFFYIHSVALIEDLPLKEEYDSLDEFYTAANSAYNQNAYNCWIAACIYVITLLLSAQQFYMNSRVTAN; this is encoded by the exons atgaaaatttgtggTCCTAAGTGCTCCCTCTGCGGATTAATCATCTCTGTTTGGGGTATTGTGCAGTTG gtGCTCATGGGTCTCTTCTTCTACATCCACAGTGTGGCTTTGATTGAGGATTTGCCTCTTAAGGAGGAGTACGATTCGTTGGATGAATTTTACACTGCTGCGAATAGTGCATACAATCag AACGCCTACAACTGCTGGATTGCGGCGTGTATCTACGTAATCACACTGCTGCTCTCTGCCCAACAGTTCTACATGAATAGCAGAGTGACTGCCAACTAA
- the LOC117571826 gene encoding uncharacterized protein LOC117571826: protein MGVSNRSTQVALGISVFSFLLFIIAFATPYWLVTDGRLQNPRFTNLGLWEVCFNNFQDIHRFYDTRFTGCMWVFEEEYYIIHDFLLPGFYIAVQFFATLCFIMCLIALPLTLAILRTSRDDDRYVVLLLTIGSCEVLASIFGFIAVVIFGAKGDSRDWMPGWQNNDMGWSFALAVVGGVMLLPAGILYMVEARRERYKRLNEISNRDVSEYGDDYYQSQAAAAAVAASQPSTSASAKQPEMPYFAPEPSRPRRPQPGRHHQQQQQQQATAPPQGSIQTDI from the coding sequence ATGGGCGTGTCCAATCGTAGTACACAAGTTGCCCTTGGCATCTCagtgttttcgtttttgctgtTCATCATCGCCTTCGCAACGCCCTATTGGCTTGTCACCGATGGACGTCTTCAAAATCCACGCTTCACCAACCTGGGACTGTGGGAGGTGTGCTTTAACAACTTCCAGGACATTCATCGGTTCTACGACACACGCTTCACCGGCTGCATGTGGGTTTTCGAAGAGgaatactatataatacaCGACTTCTTGCTGCCTGGCTTCTACATTGCTGTGCAATTCTTTGCCACACTGTGCTTCATCATGTGCCTTATTGCTTTACCCCTTACATTGGCTATACTGCGTACATCCCGTGACGATGACCGCTATGTGGTGCTGTTGCTCACCATTGGCTCCTGTGAGGTTCTTGCCTCAATTTTCGGGTTTATCGCTGTGGTGATTTTCGGAGCCAAGGGAGATTCGCGTGATTGGATGCCCGGATGGCAGAACAACGATATGGGCTGGTCCTTTGCCTTGGCCGTCGTCGGTGGCGTCATGCTGCTTCCTGCTGGTATTCTCTACATGGTGGAAGCGCGTCGCGAACGCTACAAGCGTCTCAATGAAATCAGCAACCGTGATGTGAGCGAATACGGCGATGATTACTATCAAAGtcaagctgcagctgcggctgTTGCAGCGTCACAGCCATCAACATCCGCTTCCGCGAAACAGCCAGAGATGCCTTACTTTGCTCCGGAGCCAAGCCGTCCGCGTCGACCACAACCAGGTCgccatcatcaacaacaacagcagcagcaagcaactgCTCCGCCTCAGGGCAGCATCCAAACGGACATTTAA
- the LOC117571827 gene encoding josephin-like protein translates to MPSSVYHEKQMRQLCALHALNNLFQGDQSYTKAELDDICNNLSPNVWINPHRSVLGLGNYDINVIMTALQKRNCEAVWFDKRKDPSVINLDAIVGFILNIPSDYKFGLITLPLRRRHWIAVRRIGDYYYNLDSKLRQPESLGNEADMLQFLREQLAQEDHRELFLVLERSPNEDTAQRWLKESG, encoded by the exons ATGCCATCATCCGTGTATCACGAGAAACAAATGCGGCAATTGTGTGCCCTACATGCACTAAATAATCTATTTCAAGGAGATCAATCGTACACTAAGGCTGAACTTGATGACATTTGCAATAATCTCAGTCCCAATGTTTGGATTAATCCACATCGCTCGGTCCTTGGACTAGGTAATTATGATATTAATGTCATAATGACGGCGCTACAAAAACGCAATTGCGAGGCAGTTTGGTTTGACAAGCGAAA AGATCCGTCTGTCATTAATCTGGATGCCATCGTGGGCTTCATACTCAACATTCCTTCGGACTACAAATTCGGTCTGATAACGCTGCCATTGCGAAGACGCCACTGGATTGCTGTGCGTCGCATTGGCGATTATTACTACAACTTGGATTCGAAGCTGCGTCAACCCGAATCGCTGGGCAATGAAGCCGACATGCTACAGTTCCTAAGGGAACAGCTCGCCCAGGAGGATCATCGTGAGCTGTTCCTGGTGCTGGAGCGCAGTCCAAATGAGGACACTGCACAGCGTTGGCTCAAGGAATCTGGTTGA